A window of Candidatus Methylomirabilota bacterium contains these coding sequences:
- a CDS encoding ABC transporter permease — protein MLVRSWAETAAISAAALLAALVLFGAFVVLRGLSPLEVYAALFLGAFGTWFSIEQTLTQAAPLMLTGLCTALPARAGLLVIGGEGALVVGGVAAVLAGVTLAGWPPPLAVALMCVTGALAGGLWIGVAGALRHWRGVNETICTLLLNYIAIAVMNHLVTGPIRDFAQVLKPASWSIGERLMIGELPGTGVHWGLAFGVVACLLTWGLMRHTTFGFAVDILGGNVRAAQTAGLPVGAMVLATCFIGGAAAGLAGTIEIVAVHGFASSSLVVGYGYAGILVAFLARQNPLAVVFVAILLGGISASGGLLQRRFGLPDAATLVLRGLLFVAVLAGNTLYGRFKIFRSPTV, from the coding sequence GTGCTGGTCCGGTCGTGGGCGGAGACGGCGGCGATCTCGGCAGCCGCGCTCCTGGCCGCGCTGGTCCTGTTCGGGGCCTTCGTCGTGCTCCGCGGCCTCAGCCCGCTCGAGGTCTACGCCGCCCTCTTCCTGGGCGCCTTCGGTACCTGGTTCTCGATCGAGCAGACGCTCACCCAGGCCGCGCCCCTCATGCTGACGGGGCTCTGCACGGCCCTGCCGGCCCGGGCCGGGCTGCTGGTAATCGGCGGGGAGGGCGCGCTGGTGGTCGGCGGCGTGGCCGCGGTCCTGGCCGGCGTGACGCTGGCGGGATGGCCCCCGCCTCTCGCGGTCGCCCTGATGTGCGTGACCGGAGCTCTGGCCGGCGGCCTCTGGATCGGCGTGGCCGGTGCCTTGCGCCACTGGCGCGGCGTGAACGAGACGATTTGCACCTTGCTGTTGAACTACATCGCCATCGCGGTCATGAACCACCTGGTCACCGGCCCAATCCGCGACTTCGCCCAGGTCCTAAAGCCGGCGAGCTGGAGCATCGGCGAGCGGCTCATGATCGGCGAGCTGCCGGGGACGGGTGTGCACTGGGGCCTGGCCTTCGGCGTCGTCGCCTGTCTCCTGACCTGGGGGCTGATGCGGCACACCACCTTCGGCTTCGCCGTCGACATCCTCGGCGGCAACGTCCGCGCCGCCCAGACGGCGGGACTGCCCGTCGGGGCGATGGTGCTGGCCACGTGCTTCATCGGCGGCGCCGCCGCCGGGCTGGCCGGCACCATCGAGATCGTCGCCGTCCACGGCTTCGCCAGCTCGTCGCTGGTCGTCGGCTACGGTTACGCCGGCATCCTGGTGGCTTTCCTGGCACGGCAGAACCCTCTGGCGGTGGTCTTCGTGGCGATCCTCCTGGGTGGGATCTCCGCCAGCGGCGGTCTCCTCCAGCGGCGCTTCGGTCTGCCCGACGCCGCCACGCTCGTGCTCCGGGGGTTGCTGTTCGTCGCCGTGCTGGCGGGTAACACGCTCTACGGGCGATTCAAAATCTTCCGGTCGCCGACGGTGTGA